CCAATTCTTCCGCCTGTCCGCCCACCATAGCACGGGGCAGCacgtccggatccggatctgGGAAAAAAAGTTTCCACCAAAAAATTGGGCCAAAGCAATTACTGATAGACCGTTTGGTGTTTCGTTTGCAGGTCAAAGCAATGTTCGGCAACCGGCCGGAGCTGATTCTGCCCCTCGTCTACGACATCGCCAACATGATCCGCACCGTGGCCAAACGGGAGAGTCTACTGTTCGAGCAGAAGCACCCTGGCTCCGAGGAACCCGGCTCCAACCGTCCCGACTTCCTGGAGGACGAAGGTGTCCTGTCGAATCATCTGCTTCGCCGGAGCTTCAGCACCCGACCGGAGCCACACGGTTTCCGGACGAACGATCGACGGCCGGTCGACGCCAACCTACAGGATGGCCGACTGGTGGTGGATCTACCGGAGGATCTACAGGACGACGCGGAGTCCGAGGGTCGCTCGATCCGCTCCTCCGATGTGCCGTTCTTCGAGAAGCTCGTCCAGGCGCTGCCCCGGTTCAACGTTCAGCGCACCCAGGACCGGTCCGACGACCGGATGACGTACCACGAGCGGAAGCTCAACATGACCGCCTTCAACGCGTCCGCCAATCAGCGCGACCAGCTGGCGATGGCCTCCGATGGTCCGATCCCGGTCACGTTGCCCAAGGTGCCGGATAAGCCTCAaacgccggtcccggtcccgacGGTGCCGAGTCCAACGCCACAGCCCGCTGTTGTGCCCGCAGACCACTCCGACTCTCCGGGCCACAGGCTCACGCTGGAGGAGATCGAAGACCTGGCGTTTAGTGGGCTGAACGGGACGGAAAAGGATGGGACACTCGGCACCGGGAGCAACACATCGGCGTTGGCCCCCACTTCCGGGGGACCCGTGGCAGAGCGACTGGTCGGTAATCGGCAACGGCCGCAGGGACTCCACACCTTGCTGCCGAACGAAAACTGTGAGCACTTCTCGGGCGGCGTCTGCATCCGAGTCGCCAACTATCCTACGTAAGTTGCCTCAGGCCAAGagatggtgctggtgttgaTCTGATTGGAGAAAGTACCATCCGCGATAGGAgctctctcgatcgatcggactcGACTCGAATCAGATCGATCGTGTTCGGGTGTTAATGTGTTACTGTTCATCGCGATTGTTTACGAGCCCATGAACGCGTTGGGGCCTTTTTTATCTGTCCAATTTCTCTCTCCGTGGTGCCCGAGCGTGGGCCGTGGCCAGCGGGAAGACGATCCTGCCGTCTTGTtgcgcaaaaaaacaaaccacagaAAAACCGGCTCGCGCAATTAtcgcgcgagcgcgcgcgagagttGATGAGATCTCGACGATCGCAACGATGTAATGTAATTTCCGCTCGACGTAGCTCGGATGTACCGGCTTGATGGTGGGTCATTCCGAGAGTGATCGCAACGACACTGGCCTCggtttctttcactttcgcacACACCGAGCCGATCATCGGCTACAACTCAATcggtggttccgttccgttccggaaagCGGCATGATTGATTGTGCGTTCCGGCGTCGCGTTCGGCGCGATCTGGTGCGATCGATCTGATCGCGATGGATCGCGTTGCATAAGGCGCGTTGCACCTGCGAGCGTCTGCGTCAATCCCGGCGCTCTCCGAGGCGCATCACGTGTTCCGAGTGTTTTCCGAGGAACGGTTTGCGTGCGCCGCCGTTACTCATCGCATTCGTGGCGTGCTCGAAGCCGGAACCACCCCGCCCGACAAAGCTTCGTTACGCAGCATATTTGCGGCATGTTCGCGTTGGTGGAATGATAAATAGGGTAGAGCGGGATGAGACGCTCGCGAAGATTCCCTTATCTTCTGTAGTATTATCTGGCTGGCTCGCGATCCTAGTTCGATGCCAAAAAGGAATGTCACTTATCAGTTTTGATTCTGGTGGGACCCACCTGAGCTGAGGTAACCAACGAGCTTCAAGCGACTTAACAAATTCATTCCACATTCTAAATAGTTGATAATGTTGTAAGTTTCTTAGAGTTAAATATCAGACGCTGGATGGTTGTTAAAGATTAGTTTATGATTTAGGAAGGTTAATTAAAGGCCAACCGTTTTGGGAGCTTCTCAGAAACAAATGGACACATGTTGAGGTTGAAACACCTCGCGAATGCTCAATTTTCGAATGGAAATATCCTCTTCACTTTTAACGAAGCGTACAGCAGTTTTAAACGCAACCGCTAACAGCGTTCCATTATTTATGTAGAATGCCCACTGGTATGAGCGTTTCTCACAACGATAATGGGcgatttttaaattctttacACGAAGAAGGTGCGCAAAGCGAAGTgcacgaaaccgaaacccaccTCAGTTTCGCACCACCGGTGTTAATAGCataactaaataaataaataccacAACGCACAGCACGCGTGCCCGCGGCGGAACATCTTAACATAACAAATCTCCCGGggcacggaccggaccgaagcaACATcgaacaattttccatttccctgATTTTTCCAATACTTTCACGGCGGCCAGGGCAGTGCGCGGGCACGTGCCGAGGCAAGTCGAATAATTTGTGTGTAAATGTAAATACTAGGAAAGGATGCCGCACGGGGCGCCCGTGGCACGGTGCAACATAATACACATAGCCCACGGCGGGGGGCGATGTAACGCATTTCGCTGGCCGATGGGCGGTGAACGATTTAAAGGAAATGCCAACCAGCGGCATCGTGGCACAAAGAAAGTGCCGATCGGTTCAATAATTATCGTTTACACCACTTTGTTCCGGCGCTCAATATTGTTATCTATTTAATTATCTTACGGGTAGCATAAGGCTGCACATGAAAATGTTCAACCAATCATGCTTAGGATGTTTAATTTTGGTTACTGCCAAATTGTTGTactaaaaatttaaaaaaaaaattgaaacaatacCTTAGCAAGTACAGTTTATCAATAAGTTGTTGATTCTGTCTTGTGCTGACAGTATGATGGTCCTAATTCCAAAACAATTCAATGGTACAACGAGATcaacgttttgttttaatgaGTCCTCTCTTTGCCCATCTCATGTAATACTTATTGCTGGAGTAGTGAAATAGTATAATTAATTACTATTTCTTGAATCCTTTCGAAGCTGTATAGGGCTAGTTAACTATCTAGTTAGAGCACAAGGAGTTAtaaatttttctttaaaatttaTGAGAAGGAAATAATGATAAGGATAATGTAACTAAcatatttcaaattcaaatgatGCCTAGAGCTGGATCTGATTCGACCAGTCAATCGTCCTCATGACAACTGTCAACCGACACAAACATCCTTGGCCATGCCCATAACATACTCCCCATAACATAACCCATGCCCTAACTGTCTTTAAGCCACAGAAATTGTTAGTACAAAATGCGGGATAAACTTAGTCAAAAGTCGAGTAGGATATTCAGAACTCAAACACAGCCGGCGGGTTAGCTCTATGTAACTCCTCACACACCTTTTAAGAAGAttttgagtttattttgaaGGTCTCAACAATCTTTCCCATAGAACGGTTTGACATCGTCAGCATATCGAATCCGAAAACGGAAAGCTAACATTTGTCGAGCCGCTTCATTACAGCCAACGAGCAATGCGCATGGCATAGGGCATGCTCGTTGGATTATTGTTAGACCCTAGCGGATGTCAAACTCTCATTAGCGTTCGGTCGACAAGAGCAAACATTTGCCTGCGCCTGCGCTACACGCCtcatcgaaagcgacaacTGATTGAAACGTACCTCCACTGATTGGCCATAGGAAGCGTTTAATTGACACACGGGGTGTCCACGGGTGTGCGGTGCCGAGGAACAAATCACCACCCCGGGCGATGGGGAGCATAATTAAGAAATGAGACCCCCAGCGGCGATCGCGGCGATGCCGATCGCAAATCGGTCAGCGCCAGAGACACATCGAGCTTTCGCGCGCCAACTTTCACCGCCCGGCGTTAGGTTAATGTTTCATGTGgcctttccttctctctctcccactccGCCGGGGGCACAGGTCCGAGATCATGTACAGCATTACGCGCCACCGGCATGCGATCGGggcgctgctggccgagtACATCGACAAGTCGACGGCCCAGGACCGGACCGTGTACGAGCCGGACGAGATCGAGCAGGGCATCAACACGAAGCTGAGGTGAGAAAAGTGCCAACTTTCGATCCGCATTCGCCCCCCAATTCACGTTTCTCTTCTCTCGTTGACCCGCGATAGAAAACGCGAGGATGACCCCTCGAAGGCCGGCGGCAGCATGTGCCCCAGCATCATCCGGTACGCACGGCCCCAGAAGGCCCGCTCGGCGACCGGTGAGTGGAAGTACATCGTCAACACGGGcgaacacacgcaaacgcTGCGGCTCGAGAAGTGCAGGTACGTCACGCGAGGACTTAGTCGGGCTACGACCACGCTCTAATCACGATTTCACTTCGTCCCTCCGCGTAGCACGCCGCAAGACTCGTGCACCTACCTGACGGACAACTTCCGGTCGCGCTGCGTCCAGATCTACAACTACCACCGGCTGCTGAGCTGGGACGCGGCCCGGGGGCTCCACGTCGACATCTTCAAGGTGCCGACCTGCTGCAACTGCCACATCGACGGCTACCGGGAAACGTTCCCGCCGCTGACCAGCTACAACGACCTGAAGTCGAAAGCGCACGAGGACCCGAACGAGTCCGCCTCGACGCTCATCCGGAACACGCACCAGTACCTCCAGCACCACCCGGCGCCCCACAACCACTACTCCACGCTGCAGTTCGATCAGGTCGAGCAGGAGGACGAGTCGGACGACAACATCGCCTACCAGTTCTCGAACGGTTTCCAGCGCGTCCCGAAGCCACCGTCGCCGCAGCCGCCAAAGTCGtatgaccaccaccaccttccggCCGTTCCTCCGCCTCCACCACCCCCAAAAACACGTTTCGATCGGCCAGCGGCCAAGCACGGCCCCAAACCGAAGCACCCGGGCCACTTCGGCGCCCCACCAACCCTGGACACCTACCTGAGTCCTCCGCCGAATGATCTCGCCTACGGTTCCCCGTTCAAACGGGGACCGCACGCCTTCCAGACGGACAACGCGCTGAAGCGGGCCGGAAACGTGGGCAGCGCCCCGAACCGGAGGCAGCCTCTCCGGAAACCGGTCGGACTGCACGACCAGAGCATCGCCGAGACGGATTCACGCATCAACCAGGTGCTGGTGTTGCCTCCTCCATCgggcaccggccagcagctggaTGAGCTGGCGGTGCCTCAGGTTCAGGCGCAAAATATCATCGAAAAACATCGCCGTCGATCGCAAACGACGCTCCAGCCTCCGATGACcacgttgcagcagcagctgtacTCATCACAGAACGGGTTCCGCCTGGTGCAGTCAGCTCCCGGAACGCAGCCACCGCTCCCCAACCCGACGGTCCCGCTCGTGACGGCCCCACAACCCGCCAGCacggccagcaccagcacgacCACGGTCACGACGACCAACGGGCATCAGCGAATCAACTACAACTACCATCCCATCATCGACTTCTTCGAGGAGGCCGAAGAGGAGGCCCCCCTTCCGGACCTCACGCAGGAGCAGATTGACCGGATTGGTTTGAATGGCCACACGTCCCTCAACAGCTGGAAACCGCtcatcaccagcaacaacggcggccggcagcgGTTTCATCGCTAGTGCATGTATGCAACCAGcaagccaccggcaccggcggcacaCAATCGACGAACGATTATTAGTTACTCGATTTCAGAGACCTAGCGGATAGACATAATTTATACTAAACGACTAAACGTAGACTCTCTAAGGTTAAATGGCTAAGGTAGCGTAATTCCCGGGTGAGATTCGGGGCCAGGCCGGTGGTCCTACACCGTACTCGAACGTTAGCCATAGTTCGTTTCGAATTGCGGCTTCGCTTCGGCGCAACGATTGTGTCAGTTACTTTAGCCGAATGGTTCAACAAACGTAGGATCGCTGTGATTGAGCAAACAAACGCGAAAACAATGCGGCTTCGGTTGCCTAATAAAATGTTGGCACGTGAAAAATGatacactctctctcgctgacTCATTTTTCGTACTCTACTTGGCGCTTATCATGCAGCGGGAATTTCGGGGATATCCTTAGTGCAGTATCTGtgacaaatccgaatttttagcccttcatgttgcgtagattccgagaaatcatttgtcaaagtcgaaagagtgataaaaatggctctctaAAACCAccttttatcagctactttaacgcgatcgttagcacacGTTTTGCACACGGTAACATACCaatattatacatcattcgaaaggtaatgaatcTTTCTTTTatatgaaataattaaaagtttacGTTTTGTATTGCCAGTCCACTTTTTATCGggaaggaggaaaaaatacagtttttcaactttggtaatgcgCCTAAACGagacattacaattaaagtttagacaattttaaacatttcctgtaagttttgtttgcatattcgTGCGATAAATTTAGCAAATTcctattttaagaaaacaatacCTTAAGAAACAATACCATGAGAAGGCGCCCGGTCATTTGTAGtatatgaaatggccatacaaaacatattagccttatgccttttctattattcaGATAAGCTAAGTGTTGtcagtgatcacggatcaatcaagtatgcgttgccGTATCTGAAGTGCAACGCCTTTGAGTGATGctaataatcttgaaaatggttttatccCGCAACTTTCTGCATTGTTGTACGGtatttcacctcttcattgttagttAAGTTTTCTAAAGTGTTTGTTAAgtatttcatatgaaataatttttaacAAACTTAGGCTGGTATCAGAAATAAGCCCTTCTGGTAAcatttgtcgtcgaatattttcagatcctgagcgtgcgaGTGCTATTCTTAATTCAATATTTAATAGACAGgcttaggaatatcttaatatcCATTAGATGCCAGAAAGTAGTGAATGCCGCAATATTAGACACATATTGTAAAGATACATATAAAAAACTTTTAGGGCTTTATAGTTGGTTTAAAGTACCTGCTAAGGTACATAAAGTATTGGCTCATGCTGGGGATAT
The nucleotide sequence above comes from Anopheles bellator chromosome 1, idAnoBellAS_SP24_06.2, whole genome shotgun sequence. Encoded proteins:
- the LOC131215509 gene encoding neurotrophin 1, translating into MRSRVKWAFVAILWATLGLRGALAASDSGLPDFELDDGKDDADDYYYVNDGSDQQMQPSHKMISYAKPPPTQEVQEVAGEEELEPFLMEDDDTSFELMDDVEFVEQGGSDFQRKAERMKHIMLKAFANREFQRKFAEVLPLLKVMSRTQKSTLAALISAQVNSREGHTLSLEQVKAMFGNRPELILPLVYDIANMIRTVAKRESLLFEQKHPGSEEPGSNRPDFLEDEGVLSNHLLRRSFSTRPEPHGFRTNDRRPVDANLQDGRLVVDLPEDLQDDAESEGRSIRSSDVPFFEKLVQALPRFNVQRTQDRSDDRMTYHERKLNMTAFNASANQRDQLAMASDGPIPVTLPKVPDKPQTPVPVPTVPSPTPQPAVVPADHSDSPGHRLTLEEIEDLAFSGLNGTEKDGTLGTGSNTSALAPTSGGPVAERLVGNRQRPQGLHTLLPNENCEHFSGGVCIRVANYPTSEIMYSITRHRHAIGALLAEYIDKSTAQDRTVYEPDEIEQGINTKLRKREDDPSKAGGSMCPSIIRYARPQKARSATGEWKYIVNTGEHTQTLRLEKCSTPQDSCTYLTDNFRSRCVQIYNYHRLLSWDAARGLHVDIFKVPTCCNCHIDGYRETFPPLTSYNDLKSKAHEDPNESASTLIRNTHQYLQHHPAPHNHYSTLQFDQVEQEDESDDNIAYQFSNGFQRVPKPPSPQPPKSYDHHHLPAVPPPPPPPKTRFDRPAAKHGPKPKHPGHFGAPPTLDTYLSPPPNDLAYGSPFKRGPHAFQTDNALKRAGNVGSAPNRRQPLRKPVGLHDQSIAETDSRINQVLVLPPPSGTGQQLDELAVPQVQAQNIIEKHRRRSQTTLQPPMTTLQQQLYSSQNGFRLVQSAPGTQPPLPNPTVPLVTAPQPASTASTSTTTVTTTNGHQRINYNYHPIIDFFEEAEEEAPLPDLTQEQIDRIGLNGHTSLNSWKPLITSNNGGRQRFHR